Proteins encoded by one window of Candidatus Zixiibacteriota bacterium:
- a CDS encoding trypsin-like peptidase domain-containing protein, whose product MVRTLVCSFVFILLWSVDARPLTAQDRIRDLVVKIHAIHHTPDVLRPWMKNSPQQVGGSGVVIRGRRILTNAHVVRYASQIYVQPNQSPDRIAARVEAIAPSIDLAVLKLEDEAFFEGRGFLPFADELPRVKDVVNVYGYPTGGTELSVTQGIVSRIEFTEYYYQTSGLRIQVDAALNFGNSGGPAVSDGKLVGLVFSLIQNAQNIGYLIPVEEIELFLADIADGSYDGKPQIHDFLQTVENDALRRKLGLPPGINGIMVADSYSRDPSYPLREWDVITRIGDTPIDSDGKVTVRYDLRLSALYLVQKHARNGQLKVTVFREGRTLEIDLPVHGGRELVVPYLMNDNPRYFIAGPLVFSQATQEYIERVGVQRLLPARQHASLLITRRYDKPAFRGEELVVVASPMFPHRSTKGYDNPERSVVSEVNGVPVRNLRHLVEILRDSAAPDATFKFSTAGRRTHETMVFNRAELLASTAEILEENGIRHPHSPDLRSVWEKAIPDAPRAAAAGCCVSRP is encoded by the coding sequence ATGGTTCGAACATTGGTCTGCTCGTTCGTCTTCATTCTGCTGTGGAGTGTCGATGCCCGGCCGCTGACGGCTCAGGACAGGATCCGCGACCTCGTGGTCAAGATTCACGCGATCCATCACACGCCGGACGTGCTGCGACCCTGGATGAAAAACAGCCCGCAACAGGTGGGCGGATCGGGGGTGGTGATCCGGGGGCGGCGCATCCTGACCAACGCCCACGTGGTCCGCTACGCGAGCCAGATCTACGTCCAGCCCAACCAGTCCCCGGACAGAATCGCCGCCCGGGTGGAAGCGATCGCGCCGTCGATCGATCTCGCGGTGCTCAAGCTCGAAGACGAGGCATTTTTCGAGGGGCGGGGCTTTCTCCCCTTCGCGGACGAGCTGCCGCGCGTCAAGGACGTGGTCAACGTCTACGGCTACCCGACCGGAGGGACCGAGCTCTCGGTCACCCAGGGGATCGTCTCGCGCATCGAGTTCACCGAATACTACTACCAGACGAGCGGCCTGCGCATACAGGTCGACGCTGCGCTGAATTTCGGCAACAGTGGCGGCCCGGCGGTCTCCGACGGGAAGCTGGTGGGGTTGGTCTTCAGCCTCATCCAGAACGCCCAGAACATCGGTTACCTCATCCCTGTCGAGGAGATCGAGCTCTTCCTCGCGGACATCGCCGACGGCTCCTACGACGGCAAGCCTCAGATCCACGACTTCCTTCAGACCGTCGAGAACGACGCCCTGCGCCGCAAGCTCGGACTGCCTCCGGGCATCAACGGCATCATGGTCGCAGACTCCTACAGCAGGGATCCCTCGTACCCGCTGCGGGAATGGGACGTCATCACGCGGATCGGCGACACGCCGATCGACAGCGACGGCAAGGTCACCGTGCGCTACGATCTCCGTCTCTCCGCCCTCTATCTGGTGCAGAAGCACGCGCGCAACGGGCAGCTCAAAGTCACCGTTTTCCGCGAGGGGCGGACGTTGGAAATCGATCTGCCGGTCCACGGCGGCCGGGAACTCGTGGTGCCCTACCTGATGAACGACAACCCGCGCTACTTCATCGCCGGCCCCCTGGTCTTCTCGCAGGCGACCCAGGAGTACATCGAGCGGGTGGGCGTGCAGCGACTGCTCCCCGCGCGCCAGCACGCCAGCCTGTTGATCACCCGCCGCTACGACAAACCGGCCTTTCGCGGGGAAGAGCTGGTGGTGGTGGCGTCGCCGATGTTCCCGCACCGCAGCACCAAGGGATACGACAACCCGGAGCGATCCGTCGTAAGCGAGGTGAACGGCGTCCCGGTCCGGAACCTCCGCCATCTGGTCGAAATCCTGCGCGACAGTGCCGCCCCGGACGCCACGTTCAAGTTTTCGACGGCCGGGCGCCGAACGCACGAGACCATGGTCTTCAACCGCGCGGAGCTGCTGGCGTCGACCGCGGAGATTCTCGAAGAGAACGGCATCCGCCATCCCCACTCGCCCGACCTGCGCTCGGTGTGGGAGAAAGCGATTCCCGACGCGCCGCGAGCGGCGGCCGCGGGCTGTTGCGTTTCGCGTCCCTAG
- a CDS encoding universal stress protein — protein MAGKIGRILYATDYSKASERALEHAIALAGRNGAELLVVHVIEPVPAHMPGEDFGGAELYARLAESARREAEASMDRLMQRLRRSRVRAKSLLLKGVAYDQIIKAAKSRNADMIVIGTHGRTGLSRLFLGSVAARVVAAAPCPVLTVRGQ, from the coding sequence ATGGCCGGGAAAATCGGGCGCATTCTTTACGCGACGGACTACTCCAAGGCCTCGGAACGGGCGTTGGAGCACGCCATCGCCCTTGCGGGGCGAAACGGCGCCGAGTTGCTCGTCGTGCACGTGATCGAGCCCGTGCCCGCCCACATGCCGGGTGAGGACTTCGGCGGCGCCGAGCTCTACGCCAGGCTCGCCGAGAGCGCGCGGCGCGAAGCCGAGGCGTCGATGGACAGGCTGATGCAGCGGCTGCGCCGCTCGAGGGTCAGGGCGAAAAGCCTCCTGCTCAAGGGGGTGGCGTACGATCAGATCATCAAGGCGGCGAAAAGCCGCAACGCCGACATGATCGTGATCGGCACGCACGGGCGCACCGGGCTGTCGAGGCTTTTCCTGGGCAGCGTCGCGGCCCGGGTCGTCGCCGCGGCGCCTTGCCCGGTATTGACAGTGCGCGGACAATGA
- a CDS encoding cysteine dioxygenase family protein translates to MANPYSLEQFITDLNRITGAETAPARIVAQARPLLERLVRTPSCIDARFTRRGATAYGRYMLHRAPRFNVTAVVWGPGDNAKAHNHETWGLVGVIENEIQETRFRRTDDGSRPGYAELEVTAVLRNEAGMVSCLLPPDDDIHEMNNVTRRNTVEIHVYGKDLTDLPRLRFDVDGRAVKTFASPKYDNC, encoded by the coding sequence ATGGCAAACCCCTACTCGCTGGAACAGTTCATCACGGACCTGAACCGCATCACCGGCGCCGAAACGGCGCCCGCGAGGATCGTCGCGCAGGCCCGCCCGCTTCTCGAAAGGCTGGTGCGCACTCCTTCCTGCATCGATGCCCGCTTCACCCGGCGCGGAGCGACCGCCTACGGCCGTTACATGCTGCACCGCGCTCCGCGGTTCAACGTGACGGCGGTCGTCTGGGGACCCGGCGACAACGCCAAGGCGCACAACCACGAGACGTGGGGCCTGGTGGGCGTGATCGAGAACGAAATCCAGGAAACACGCTTTCGACGCACGGACGACGGCTCGCGACCCGGATACGCCGAGCTCGAAGTCACCGCGGTGCTGAGGAACGAGGCGGGCATGGTTTCCTGTCTGCTGCCGCCCGACGACGACATCCACGAGATGAACAACGTCACGCGGCGGAACACCGTCGAGATCCACGTCTACGGCAAGGACCTCACGGATCTCCCGCGGCTGCGCTTCGACGTCGACGGCAGGGCCGTGAAGACCTTCGCCAGCCCGAAATACGACAACTGTTAG
- a CDS encoding MFS transporter — protein MKKVLDSGGAAAAAPGAERRLAFAALHHRDFRIYFTVSMLSMMADNIEHVISYWLLFQKFHSPVLGGFAVISHWTPFLLFSVYFGALADRHDCRKVIQASQLMYAVVSLAWGVLFFTDTIEVWHACVLLVVHGMAGVLWGPGSQLIIHDIVGREFLQSAVRLNSTSRQLGILLGPAVGGGMMLLFGPAVGLFVNVILYLPLAAWLATVPYTGHRRDEAGGGRTQRLTLRGAVALLRELSADRTILSMIVLGGATSLLVGNAFQAQMPEFAHDFGHDKQDIAYSVLLGANAAGAVVGGLLLEGRGLLRPDPRTAVACAILWCLAIAGFAASSSYLLGVALLFCAGLLNLTFLSMAQTLVQLLAPAQLRGRLIGLFNMSYNGLKAFSGVTVGVVGGLIGVHWSLGLSAMALLAVIIALFAFMTPERGAAGPR, from the coding sequence TTGAAGAAGGTCCTCGATTCCGGCGGCGCCGCGGCGGCGGCGCCGGGGGCGGAGCGGAGGCTCGCCTTCGCCGCCCTGCACCACCGCGATTTCCGCATCTACTTCACCGTCAGCATGCTCTCGATGATGGCGGACAACATCGAGCACGTCATCAGCTACTGGCTGCTGTTCCAGAAATTCCATTCCCCCGTCCTGGGCGGATTCGCGGTGATCAGCCACTGGACGCCCTTTCTTCTTTTCTCGGTCTACTTCGGTGCGCTGGCCGACCGGCACGACTGCCGCAAGGTGATTCAGGCCTCGCAGCTCATGTACGCGGTCGTCTCCCTGGCATGGGGCGTGTTGTTTTTCACCGACACGATCGAGGTCTGGCACGCCTGCGTGCTGCTCGTGGTCCACGGCATGGCCGGAGTGCTCTGGGGTCCGGGAAGCCAGCTCATCATCCACGACATCGTCGGCCGTGAGTTCCTGCAGAGCGCCGTGCGGCTCAACTCGACCTCGCGCCAGCTCGGTATCCTGCTGGGCCCGGCGGTGGGCGGCGGGATGATGCTCCTTTTCGGGCCGGCCGTCGGGCTGTTCGTGAACGTCATCCTCTACCTGCCGCTCGCGGCCTGGCTGGCGACCGTGCCGTATACCGGCCACCGCCGGGACGAGGCGGGGGGCGGACGCACGCAGCGCCTGACCTTGCGGGGGGCCGTCGCGCTGCTGCGCGAGCTTTCAGCCGACCGCACGATTCTGTCGATGATCGTCCTCGGGGGCGCCACGTCGCTGCTGGTGGGAAACGCTTTTCAGGCGCAGATGCCCGAGTTCGCGCACGACTTCGGCCACGACAAGCAGGACATCGCCTACAGCGTCCTGCTGGGAGCCAACGCGGCCGGTGCCGTCGTGGGCGGGCTGCTCCTCGAGGGCAGGGGGCTGCTCAGGCCCGACCCGCGGACCGCGGTGGCCTGCGCGATCCTGTGGTGCCTGGCGATCGCGGGCTTTGCGGCGTCGAGCAGCTACCTGTTGGGCGTTGCGCTGCTCTTCTGCGCGGGGCTGCTCAATCTCACCTTCCTCTCGATGGCCCAGACCCTGGTACAGCTGCTGGCTCCGGCACAGCTGCGCGGGCGGCTGATCGGCCTGTTCAACATGTCGTACAACGGCCTCAAAGCCTTCAGCGGCGTCACCGTCGGCGTCGTCGGCGGCCTGATCGGTGTTCACTGGTCGCTTGGATTGAGCGCGATGGCGCTTTTGGCGGTGATCATCGCGCTTTTTGCGTTCATGACGCCGGAGCGGGGCGCGGCGGGGCCGCGCTAG
- a CDS encoding dihydrodipicolinate synthase family protein, with product MTTAVYDRFEGLFIPHVTPFDDSGELDLESLERLAAHFAAIPGVAGLVSCARIGEGPVLTLEEKRRVYEIAGRVARRAGRVHVATIAPQSTAEAVALVRDLEKLAVDAVMIFPPLLFAWGEVGGDLKVRFFEELAAATMLPLVLFQVPVKSYWYDVETICRIARLKNVAAFKEASFDRELFAETARRLGREQAAMKILTGNDRFVAESYGLGARGALIGVANLATERWAALDAAGRAGDGTRALAIQQGLDRLKELVFSEPIVEAVARIKAVLRHQGLIRSAAVRKPQLGISAAEQRELLEGYGALAARGPAEPEAPSAV from the coding sequence ATGACCACCGCAGTCTACGATCGCTTCGAGGGGTTGTTCATTCCGCACGTCACGCCGTTCGACGACTCCGGCGAGCTGGATCTGGAGAGCCTGGAGCGCCTGGCGGCCCATTTCGCCGCGATCCCCGGCGTCGCGGGACTGGTTTCGTGCGCGCGCATCGGCGAGGGGCCGGTGCTGACGCTGGAGGAAAAACGGCGGGTTTACGAGATCGCCGGCCGGGTCGCACGCCGTGCGGGTCGCGTGCACGTCGCGACCATCGCCCCGCAATCGACCGCCGAGGCCGTCGCGCTCGTCCGCGACCTGGAAAAGCTTGCCGTCGACGCCGTCATGATCTTTCCGCCGCTGCTGTTCGCCTGGGGCGAGGTCGGCGGCGATCTCAAGGTGCGATTCTTCGAGGAGCTGGCTGCCGCCACCATGCTGCCCCTGGTGCTCTTTCAGGTGCCGGTGAAAAGCTACTGGTACGACGTCGAAACGATCTGCCGCATCGCGCGGCTGAAAAACGTCGCGGCGTTCAAGGAAGCTTCCTTCGACCGCGAGCTGTTCGCGGAAACCGCGCGGCGGCTCGGGCGCGAGCAGGCAGCGATGAAGATTCTCACCGGCAACGACCGCTTCGTCGCGGAGAGCTACGGCCTGGGCGCCCGCGGCGCGCTGATCGGCGTGGCGAATCTCGCCACCGAGAGATGGGCCGCCCTGGACGCGGCCGGCCGCGCCGGCGACGGAACGCGCGCGCTCGCCATCCAGCAAGGGCTCGACCGGCTGAAGGAGCTGGTCTTCAGCGAGCCGATCGTCGAGGCCGTGGCGCGCATCAAGGCGGTGCTGCGGCATCAAGGGCTGATTCGCTCGGCGGCGGTCCGCAAACCGCAGCTCGGGATATCGGCCGCCGAGCAACGCGAGCTGCTGGAGGGCTACGGCGCGCTCGCGGCCCGCGGGCCCGCGGAACCCGAAGCGCCGTCGGCCGTCTAG
- a CDS encoding EamA family transporter, which yields MTPEAIALLAALSYALFTVFGWFGLRYSTPIVATVVSLTARTATLWTAVFVTGGIPRFATPALVVFVVLGVLQSATSLLTFIGLHKVGTARSQPLRNTYPLWSAAIAVLVMGERAGGMILAGTALIVVGVVLISWKPQAPPPGYRWWHVLYSLAAGALAGIAFPLRRLGLTITNEPVFFAAVVAVVSLIGAVPYCAGARDRRAPWDRRGVLHFSASGFFEALGALLSLIALASGRVVVVAPIVATTPLWNLLIAMIFLRGREEINPRTVAGTVAVVLGTVAVAAGR from the coding sequence ATGACCCCTGAGGCCATTGCTCTCCTCGCCGCCCTATCGTACGCGCTCTTCACGGTTTTCGGCTGGTTCGGGCTCCGCTACTCCACGCCGATCGTGGCGACCGTCGTCTCGCTGACGGCGCGCACCGCTACGTTATGGACGGCGGTCTTCGTGACCGGGGGCATCCCGCGGTTCGCCACCCCGGCCCTGGTGGTGTTCGTCGTCCTGGGAGTCCTGCAGAGCGCCACGAGCCTGCTCACGTTCATCGGCCTGCACAAGGTCGGGACGGCCAGAAGCCAGCCGCTGCGCAACACCTACCCGCTCTGGAGCGCGGCGATCGCGGTGCTCGTCATGGGCGAGCGAGCCGGCGGGATGATCCTCGCGGGGACCGCCCTGATCGTCGTCGGCGTCGTACTGATCTCGTGGAAGCCGCAGGCGCCGCCGCCCGGCTACCGTTGGTGGCACGTGCTCTACTCGCTCGCGGCCGGCGCTCTGGCCGGCATCGCCTTTCCGCTGCGGCGCCTCGGCCTGACGATCACGAACGAGCCGGTCTTCTTCGCGGCCGTGGTCGCGGTCGTCTCCCTGATCGGCGCGGTGCCTTACTGCGCGGGGGCTCGCGACCGCCGCGCGCCCTGGGACCGCAGAGGAGTCCTGCACTTCAGCGCTTCGGGATTTTTCGAAGCGCTCGGAGCGCTACTGTCGTTGATAGCGCTCGCTTCCGGCCGGGTCGTCGTGGTGGCGCCGATCGTGGCGACCACGCCGCTCTGGAACCTGCTGATCGCGATGATCTTTCTCCGCGGCCGCGAGGAGATCAACCCGCGCACCGTCGCCGGCACGGTCGCGGTCGTGCTCGGAACGGTAGCCGTCGCGGCCGGACGGTGA
- a CDS encoding D-2-hydroxyacid dehydrogenase family protein translates to MSVLRVFILDDFEDQASRVPAYELLRGRAEVTILKERLDTLEKLSDRLRGADAILLMRERTPFREAELAAVPGLKFISQTGRTTAHLDVAAATRRGIPIAYTPSDNGRSTTELTIGLILALLRRIPEVDRRMREESWPAVTGRMLQGKTAGVIGFGRIGRQVARILKVFDARVLAYSRTLTPEKAAEAGVECVSLETLLRESDVLSVHVPLNASTRGLIGEKELALVKPGALLVNTARGPLVSERAMVEALRSGRLGGVALDVYDVEPLPLDHPLRRFDNAILLSHRGYATEEVLRERYEQAITNILKFMDGRPVDLLNPEVLESTRG, encoded by the coding sequence ATGAGCGTACTCCGCGTCTTCATCCTGGACGACTTCGAGGACCAGGCGAGCCGCGTTCCGGCGTATGAGCTGTTGCGCGGCCGCGCCGAGGTGACGATTCTCAAGGAACGCCTCGACACGCTCGAGAAGCTGTCCGACCGCCTGCGCGGCGCCGACGCGATCCTGCTGATGCGCGAGCGCACGCCTTTTCGCGAGGCGGAGCTGGCCGCCGTTCCGGGCCTCAAGTTCATTTCCCAGACGGGCCGGACCACGGCCCATCTCGATGTGGCGGCCGCCACCCGGCGCGGCATCCCGATCGCGTACACGCCGAGCGACAACGGACGATCGACGACGGAGCTCACCATCGGCCTCATCCTGGCCCTGCTGCGCAGGATCCCGGAGGTCGACCGGCGCATGCGCGAGGAGTCGTGGCCGGCCGTGACCGGCAGGATGCTTCAGGGGAAAACCGCGGGCGTGATCGGCTTCGGCAGGATCGGGCGTCAGGTGGCGCGAATCCTGAAGGTGTTCGACGCGCGGGTTCTCGCCTACTCGCGCACGCTGACCCCCGAGAAGGCCGCCGAGGCGGGCGTCGAGTGCGTCTCGCTGGAGACGCTCCTGCGCGAGTCGGACGTGCTCAGCGTTCACGTTCCGCTCAACGCGAGCACGCGCGGCCTGATCGGGGAGAAGGAGCTGGCGCTGGTCAAGCCCGGGGCGCTGCTCGTCAACACGGCCCGAGGCCCCCTGGTCTCGGAGCGCGCGATGGTGGAAGCGCTGCGGAGCGGGCGGCTGGGCGGCGTCGCCCTGGACGTCTACGACGTCGAGCCCCTGCCGCTCGATCACCCGCTGCGCCGTTTCGACAACGCCATCCTGCTCTCGCATCGCGGCTACGCCACGGAGGAGGTCCTGCGCGAGCGGTACGAGCAGGCGATCACGAACATTCTCAAGTTCATGGACGGACGGCCCGTCGATCTCCTCAATCCGGAGGTCCTGGAGTCGACGCGGGGCTAG
- a CDS encoding amidohydrolase family protein: MAAANGHGEGIEGVIISSDSHVMEPVDLWKKGVPERYRDAAPLFPPHKVGEGFQHHPGGWDPNARIKEMEADGVSAEVLYPTLLLDLFALDDAGLQEACFRVYNDWLIDYCSVDTNRLIGVSAIPVYDIDVAVKELERCRKAGLRGAMVWQVPHPSLPFRSDHYDKFWAAAQDLDVPVSLHILTGHGYNKDKERRKGVEHYRGSVNLKLADIAGALFEFIFYGILERYPRLRVVTVENEVGWLPFMVQQWDYYYRRFRGVNPPPITRDPSEFVRNQVYSCFFNDAVCGHNLEWWGQDNVMWSNDFPHPNSTWPNSLRIIRRDLGHLPVETQTKVLATNVARLYDLDLSRIPAGIARAAARAQASA; the protein is encoded by the coding sequence ATGGCTGCGGCAAACGGCCACGGCGAGGGAATCGAAGGCGTTATCATCTCGTCCGACTCGCACGTGATGGAGCCGGTCGATCTCTGGAAAAAAGGCGTGCCCGAGCGTTACCGCGACGCCGCGCCTCTCTTTCCGCCGCACAAGGTCGGCGAAGGCTTCCAGCACCATCCGGGAGGATGGGATCCCAACGCGCGCATCAAGGAGATGGAGGCCGACGGCGTGAGCGCCGAGGTGCTCTATCCGACGCTCCTGCTCGACCTTTTCGCGCTCGACGACGCCGGCCTGCAGGAAGCCTGCTTCCGCGTCTACAACGACTGGCTCATCGATTATTGCAGCGTCGACACGAACCGCCTGATCGGCGTATCGGCGATCCCCGTTTACGACATCGACGTCGCCGTAAAGGAGCTGGAGCGCTGCCGCAAGGCCGGCCTCAGGGGCGCGATGGTGTGGCAGGTTCCGCATCCGTCGCTGCCGTTTCGCTCCGACCACTACGACAAATTCTGGGCGGCCGCTCAGGACCTGGACGTCCCGGTGAGCCTGCACATTCTTACCGGCCACGGTTACAACAAGGACAAGGAACGGCGCAAGGGCGTCGAGCACTATCGCGGCAGCGTCAACCTCAAGCTCGCCGACATCGCAGGCGCGCTGTTCGAGTTCATTTTTTACGGCATCCTCGAACGCTACCCCAGGCTCAGGGTCGTCACAGTGGAAAACGAGGTCGGCTGGCTGCCGTTCATGGTGCAGCAGTGGGATTACTACTATCGCCGGTTCCGCGGCGTGAACCCGCCCCCGATCACCCGGGACCCGAGCGAGTTCGTTCGCAACCAGGTCTATTCCTGCTTCTTCAACGACGCGGTCTGCGGCCACAACCTGGAGTGGTGGGGTCAGGACAACGTCATGTGGTCGAACGATTTTCCGCATCCCAACTCCACCTGGCCGAACTCGCTCAGGATCATCCGCCGCGACCTCGGCCACCTGCCCGTGGAAACGCAAACGAAGGTCCTCGCCACGAACGTGGCCAGGCTCTACGACCTCGACCTGTCGAGAATTCCCGCGGGCATCGCGCGCGCGGCGGCGCGCGCGCAGGCGAGCGCCTGA
- a CDS encoding rhodanese-like domain-containing protein, which yields MAKEISCAQLEELMDGGSPCAVLDVRERGEFNDCQIAGATSLPRGEIEFRVLALVPDLKVPVVVYDEGGARAALAAATLAELGYEEVAVLGGGIDAWRSEGRPVATGVNVPSKRFGERLYRARHVPHVTPEELKRWQDEGRSVAVLDVRTPEEYARFCVPGGSNVPGGDLVLWAHALKQRREAMIVVNCAGRTRGIVGTATLRALGVESARVLQNGTMGWVLAGLELERSPRRNVPVPPVESVSEGSRLARRMAADAGLSRLGCEDIDALLSRRTDGPFYLVDVRSRREYESGHIAGSIHAPGGQAVQCADDFIAVRHARIVFLSNEAARATVAAYWYGEMGFRDVSVLDGGLRSWAESGRPLFAGAESGESPLVTRAVDAAAWIDARELLSTGASRGVTILDVGTSAEFGAAHLPGALWIARGRIETEIPRLFPDRGKPIVVTSPDGRAAALAARALEGMGYERVRALERGLRGWVAAGGSTEAGLARCLVEPNDVVLSPSITGDLESMKRYLEWEVTL from the coding sequence ATGGCGAAGGAAATCTCGTGCGCGCAGCTCGAAGAGCTCATGGACGGCGGCTCGCCGTGCGCCGTTCTGGACGTCCGCGAGCGCGGCGAGTTCAACGACTGCCAGATCGCGGGCGCCACGTCCCTGCCGCGCGGCGAGATCGAGTTCCGCGTCCTCGCCCTGGTGCCGGATCTCAAGGTGCCCGTCGTGGTTTACGACGAGGGCGGGGCGCGTGCGGCGCTGGCGGCGGCCACCCTGGCGGAGCTGGGGTACGAGGAGGTCGCCGTGCTTGGCGGCGGGATCGACGCGTGGCGAAGCGAGGGGCGGCCCGTCGCAACCGGCGTCAACGTTCCCAGCAAGCGGTTCGGCGAAAGGCTCTACCGGGCGCGACACGTTCCGCACGTGACGCCGGAGGAGCTCAAGCGCTGGCAGGACGAGGGGCGGAGCGTTGCCGTGCTCGACGTCAGGACTCCCGAGGAATACGCGCGGTTCTGCGTTCCCGGAGGGAGCAACGTTCCCGGCGGCGATCTGGTGCTGTGGGCGCACGCGCTGAAACAGCGGCGGGAAGCCATGATCGTCGTCAACTGCGCAGGACGCACCCGGGGCATCGTGGGAACGGCGACGTTGCGGGCCCTCGGGGTCGAGAGCGCCCGCGTGCTGCAGAACGGCACGATGGGATGGGTGCTGGCCGGATTGGAGCTGGAGCGGTCGCCCCGCAGAAACGTCCCGGTCCCGCCGGTCGAAAGCGTGAGCGAGGGTTCGAGGCTGGCACGGCGCATGGCCGCCGACGCCGGGCTTTCCCGGCTCGGCTGCGAGGATATCGACGCGCTTCTCTCCCGGCGTACGGACGGGCCCTTCTATCTCGTCGACGTGCGCTCCCGGCGGGAATACGAGAGCGGCCACATCGCCGGGTCGATCCACGCGCCGGGGGGCCAGGCGGTGCAGTGCGCGGACGATTTCATCGCCGTCCGCCACGCCAGGATCGTCTTCCTCAGCAACGAGGCGGCGCGCGCGACCGTGGCGGCCTACTGGTACGGTGAGATGGGCTTTCGCGACGTCTCGGTCCTCGACGGCGGCCTGCGCTCGTGGGCCGAAAGCGGAAGGCCGCTTTTCGCCGGCGCCGAGAGCGGCGAGAGCCCCCTGGTGACCCGCGCGGTGGACGCCGCCGCCTGGATCGACGCCCGCGAGCTCCTCTCCACTGGCGCCAGCCGCGGCGTCACGATTCTCGACGTCGGAACGAGCGCGGAGTTCGGCGCGGCCCACCTTCCCGGGGCGCTCTGGATCGCGCGCGGCCGTATCGAGACCGAAATCCCGCGGCTGTTTCCGGACCGCGGCAAGCCGATCGTGGTGACCTCCCCGGACGGCCGCGCCGCGGCGCTCGCGGCGCGGGCGCTCGAGGGCATGGGCTATGAACGCGTGCGGGCGCTCGAGCGCGGGTTGCGCGGCTGGGTCGCCGCGGGTGGCTCGACCGAAGCCGGGCTGGCTCGCTGCCTCGTCGAGCCGAACGACGTCGTTCTCTCCCCTTCGATCACCGGGGACCTCGAGTCGATGAAGCGCTATCTCGAGTGGGAAGTGACGCTGTGA